In the Burkholderia multivorans ATCC BAA-247 genome, GCATCGAGCAGTTTGTCGGCGTTGCGCTGCGCGACCGCGAGCGCGGCGGCCGACCGGTCGAGCGCCCATACGCGCGCATCGGGCCGCTCGGCTGCGATCGACACCGCGATCGCGCCGCTGCCGGTGCCGAGATCGAGCACGGCCGGATGCGCGAGCCCGTCGATCGCGTCGAGCGCGGCTTCGACGAGCAGTTCGGTTTCGGGGCGCGGGATCAGCACGTCGGGCGTCACGTCGAACGGGCGGCCGAAGAACTCGCGCATCCCGACGAGCTGCGCGACGGGCTCGCCGGCCGCGCGGCGCGCTTCGAGCGCACGATAGCGTTCGACTGCCTCTGCATCGAGCGGCCGATCGCCGCGCGTGATCAGCTGCGTGCGCGTCCAGCCGAGCGCGTGCGCGAGCAGCACGCGCGCGTCGACCGCATCGAGCGGCGTCGCGCGCAGCAGGTCGTCGGCGGTCGGTGCGGACATCGTCGCGGCCTCAGTCGGCGTCGCCGAGCGACGCGAGCAGCTCGGCCTGATGCTCGCTGACGAGCGCGCCGATCAGCTCGTCGAGATCGCCGTCCATGATCGCCTCGAGCCGGTAGAGCGTCAGGTTGATCCGGTGATCGGTCATCCGGCCCTGCGGGAAGTTGTACGTGCGGATTCGCTCGGAACGATCCCCGGAGCCGATCAGGCTCTTGCGCGTCGCGGCTTCCTTCGCGTGCTGCTCGTGATACTGCTTGTCCTTGATGCGCGCGGCGAGCACCTTCAGCGCGCGATCCTTGTTCTTGTGCTGCGAGCGGTCGTCCTGGCACTCGACGACGATCCCGGTCGGCAGGTGCGTGACACGCACCGCGGAATCGGTCTTGTTGATGTGCTGGCCGCCCGCGCCCGAGGCGCGGAACGTGTCGATCCGCAAGTCGGCCGGATTGATCTCGACTTCGCCGATTTCGTCCGCCTCCGGCATCACGGCGACCGTGCACGCGGACGTATGGATGCGCCCCTGCGTTTCGGTGGCCGGCACGCGCTGCACGCGATGGCCGCCCGACTCGAACTTCAGCCGCGAATACGCGCCCTGGCCGGCGATCCGCACGATCACCTCCTTGTAGCCGCCGAGGTCGGACGGACTTTCCGACATCATCTCGACCTGCCAGCGCTGCCGTTCCGCGAAGCGCAGGTACATGCGCAGCAGATCGCCGGCGAACAGCGCCGATTCGTCGCCGCCGGTGCCCGCGCGGATTTCGACGAAGATGTTGCGATCGTCGTTCGGATCCTTCGGCAGCAGCATCTTCTGCAGCTCGACCTCGAGCCGCGCCATCCGCTCGCGCGCGCTGCGGATTTCTTCCTCGGCGAAATCGCGC is a window encoding:
- the prfA gene encoding peptide chain release factor 1 — its product is MKTSMQRKLDQLSTRLAELNDLLSRENVTADLDQYRKLTREHAELGPVVEQYALWRQSRSDETAAQELLADPSMRDFAEEEIRSARERMARLEVELQKMLLPKDPNDDRNIFVEIRAGTGGDESALFAGDLLRMYLRFAERQRWQVEMMSESPSDLGGYKEVIVRIAGQGAYSRLKFESGGHRVQRVPATETQGRIHTSACTVAVMPEADEIGEVEINPADLRIDTFRASGAGGQHINKTDSAVRVTHLPTGIVVECQDDRSQHKNKDRALKVLAARIKDKQYHEQHAKEAATRKSLIGSGDRSERIRTYNFPQGRMTDHRINLTLYRLEAIMDGDLDELIGALVSEHQAELLASLGDAD
- the prmC gene encoding peptide chain release factor N(5)-glutamine methyltransferase gives rise to the protein MSAPTADDLLRATPLDAVDARVLLAHALGWTRTQLITRGDRPLDAEAVERYRALEARRAAGEPVAQLVGMREFFGRPFDVTPDVLIPRPETELLVEAALDAIDGLAHPAVLDLGTGSGAIAVSIAAERPDARVWALDRSAAALAVAQRNADKLLDARRPGGPLQWLQSDWYAALDPALAFDAIVSNPPYIAQHDPHLSQGDLRFEPRGALTDDADGLSAIRTIVAGARAHLKPGGTLWIEHGYDQAEAVRALLASHGFDAVESLADLAAIERTTGGRLPR